One window of the Microvirga mediterraneensis genome contains the following:
- the rpmA gene encoding 50S ribosomal protein L27 encodes MAHKKAGGSSRNGRDSAGRRLGVKKFGDQQVVAGNIIIRQRGTKWHAGANVGMGKDHTLFATANGRVRFLTRQGRAFVSVVPAQEAAE; translated from the coding sequence ATGGCTCACAAAAAAGCAGGCGGTTCGTCTCGCAACGGCCGCGACTCCGCAGGCCGTCGTCTGGGCGTCAAGAAGTTCGGCGATCAGCAGGTTGTCGCCGGCAACATCATTATTCGTCAGCGTGGCACGAAATGGCATGCCGGCGCCAATGTCGGCATGGGCAAAGACCACACCCTCTTTGCCACGGCCAATGGCCGAGTCCGATTCCTTACGCGTCAAGGCCGAGCTTTCGTATCGGTTGTACCGGCCCAAGAGGCCGCAGAGTAA
- the rplU gene encoding 50S ribosomal protein L21 → MFAVIKTGGKQYRVAANDVITVATLAGEPGTAVTFDQVLMVTNDGSTQVGAPLVEGVTVAGEVVEHTRGEKVISFKKRRRQNSRRKRGHRQDYTVVRITEILAGGAKPKKAAAKKTTKAAADEAAPATAE, encoded by the coding sequence ATGTTCGCAGTGATCAAGACCGGCGGCAAGCAGTATCGCGTTGCCGCCAACGACGTCATCACCGTCGCCACGCTCGCAGGCGAGCCTGGCACCGCCGTCACCTTCGACCAGGTTCTCATGGTCACGAACGACGGCTCGACCCAGGTGGGCGCCCCCCTCGTCGAGGGCGTGACCGTGGCGGGCGAGGTGGTGGAACATACCCGCGGCGAGAAGGTCATCTCCTTCAAGAAGCGCCGTCGCCAGAATTCGCGCCGCAAGCGCGGGCATCGCCAGGATTACACCGTGGTGCGGATCACCGAGATCCTCGCCGGCGGCGCGAAGCCCAAGAAGGCTGCGGCCAAGAAGACCACCAAGGCTGCGGCTGACGAAGCTGCGCCGGCCACCGCTGAATAA
- a CDS encoding DUF6538 domain-containing protein: MASPWKHPDTGIYYFRRGVPEALRPLVGKREEKVSLETRDWREAGPRHAVVAAEVSARWERLRQAAAPKPLVRLTHKEVVALAGEVYRRRVAAHEADPGGPDRWRDELLMDGLSHSPKARPVDRFLARQLHRPAVETILAERGIEVDAAGMATLIRLAAEAVEQADERLLRAAQGDYSPDPREARFPPLGAPQASLVSSCVPFESAWEAYLAERKPAAGTAKSYRGAMRNLLAFVGTDDIARVTEADVRRWKAHLIERGLDPKTIKESKLAAVKSFYGWAVHEKKVEANPAADVRMKVPKKPKLREREFNEQEQKLILSATFAQPSRLISPEHAAARRWVPWLCAYGGARVNEMTQLRGQDIYEEDGVWVMRITPEAGTVKTGVARIVPLHPHLIEQGFLTFVRSRGKGPLFYSPARQRGGSAENPTYVRMGQKLAEWVRGLGVDDPNVDPNHGWRHLFKTRGRAAGIASDKLDALQGHAAGSVGAKYGSYPAKVLMQEIAKLPRFDVTPTQSTDRRRSGVRGVVQAASQETA; this comes from the coding sequence GTGGCAAGCCCCTGGAAGCATCCCGACACTGGCATCTACTACTTCCGCCGCGGCGTTCCCGAAGCGCTGCGTCCGCTCGTCGGCAAGCGCGAGGAGAAGGTCAGCCTGGAGACCCGCGACTGGCGCGAGGCCGGTCCGCGGCACGCCGTGGTGGCCGCCGAAGTCTCAGCCCGGTGGGAGCGCCTCAGACAGGCGGCGGCGCCAAAGCCGCTCGTCAGGCTCACCCACAAGGAGGTCGTAGCCCTTGCAGGCGAGGTCTACCGCCGCCGGGTCGCGGCGCACGAGGCAGATCCCGGCGGCCCCGACCGCTGGCGGGACGAGTTGCTCATGGATGGCCTCTCTCATTCGCCCAAGGCACGGCCCGTCGATCGCTTTCTGGCCCGGCAGTTGCACCGTCCAGCGGTCGAGACCATCCTGGCCGAGCGCGGGATTGAGGTCGATGCAGCCGGTATGGCGACCCTCATCCGCTTGGCAGCCGAGGCTGTGGAGCAGGCGGACGAGCGCCTCCTGCGGGCAGCACAGGGCGACTATTCCCCTGACCCTCGCGAGGCGCGCTTCCCGCCTTTAGGCGCTCCTCAGGCCAGTCTGGTCTCATCCTGTGTGCCGTTCGAGTCGGCCTGGGAGGCTTACCTCGCCGAGAGAAAACCTGCTGCGGGGACAGCGAAGAGCTACCGCGGCGCGATGCGCAACCTGCTAGCCTTTGTTGGCACCGACGATATCGCTCGAGTGACCGAAGCCGACGTGCGACGCTGGAAGGCTCACCTGATCGAGCGCGGCCTCGATCCCAAGACGATCAAGGAGTCGAAGCTCGCCGCCGTCAAATCCTTCTACGGCTGGGCTGTGCATGAGAAGAAGGTCGAGGCGAACCCTGCGGCTGACGTCCGGATGAAGGTTCCCAAGAAGCCGAAGCTCCGCGAGCGCGAGTTCAACGAGCAGGAGCAGAAGCTGATTCTCTCAGCGACCTTTGCCCAGCCTAGCCGACTGATCTCGCCCGAGCACGCAGCCGCCCGCCGCTGGGTGCCGTGGCTGTGCGCCTATGGTGGAGCGCGCGTCAACGAGATGACCCAGCTCAGGGGTCAGGACATCTATGAGGAGGACGGCGTCTGGGTGATGCGGATCACGCCGGAGGCCGGCACCGTGAAGACGGGGGTCGCCCGCATCGTGCCGCTCCACCCGCACCTCATCGAGCAGGGCTTTCTCACGTTCGTCCGATCCCGGGGCAAGGGGCCGCTGTTCTACTCCCCGGCGCGCCAGCGGGGCGGCTCGGCCGAGAACCCAACCTATGTGCGCATGGGCCAGAAGCTGGCCGAGTGGGTGCGAGGGCTCGGCGTGGACGATCCCAACGTTGATCCGAACCATGGCTGGCGACACCTGTTCAAGACGCGCGGCCGGGCAGCCGGCATTGCGTCGGACAAGCTCGATGCGCTGCAGGGGCATGCCGCCGGCAGCGTGGGCGCCAAGTACGGCTCCTATCCCGCGAAGGTGCTGATGCAGGAGATCGCCAAGCTGCCCCGCTTCGACGTGACGCCCACCCAATCCACTGATCGGCGCCGCAGCGGAGTGAGGGGCGTCGTGCAGGCTGCATCGCAAGAGACAGCATGA
- a CDS encoding AAA family ATPase, whose amino-acid sequence MTPCGKAPATLPRLLELVLTPDLEPYVMKPEIARMISQGVPALAEAAQEWAGGGGDGESLSQLLSERAVERDAPGLARLSDEVAFLTLATTRERGASAFSRTMVSRIGEACERLDPLSVDPLMLERLRRVVLCWQAWAGGAGGLHAAFVDAHRIVCDLAAGLEPEPQAQSENPDEAPSPVPETREEPAVTPADPRLSRIVLPALPLAGSREARQALDAFEAIEALPLPLAPVPDLAAVRARLLRQLPHWESIIDAVLRQVGTRPYAQLRLLLVGPPGVAKTYGASVLMDTLGIPHRVVDCGSLSDAMVMGSSRKWSNGAPGSLWDLVLAHRVANPGLVFDEIEKAGGSNRNGDIRRSLLGLLEPQRAAALLDPYLEVPVDLSGVSVILTANSLHGLSRPLLDRLQVVAVQTPGPEHLEPLASSLLRTVYRECTGDERWADPLTGGEIDLLRRYWRAGSIRSLRCLVEQVISTRETFMTRH is encoded by the coding sequence GTGACGCCGTGCGGCAAGGCCCCGGCAACCCTGCCGCGCCTGCTCGAGCTCGTGCTCACCCCAGATCTCGAGCCGTATGTGATGAAGCCGGAGATCGCCAGGATGATCTCGCAGGGTGTGCCGGCACTCGCCGAGGCGGCCCAGGAGTGGGCCGGTGGCGGCGGTGACGGCGAGAGCCTGTCGCAGCTACTCTCCGAGCGGGCGGTGGAGCGGGATGCACCGGGACTGGCACGCCTATCGGACGAGGTGGCATTCCTGACGCTGGCCACGACGCGTGAGCGCGGCGCCTCCGCTTTCTCCCGCACCATGGTGAGCCGGATCGGCGAGGCCTGTGAGCGGCTCGACCCGCTCTCAGTCGATCCGCTCATGCTGGAGCGACTGCGCCGGGTGGTGCTGTGCTGGCAGGCCTGGGCCGGCGGCGCGGGCGGGCTGCATGCCGCGTTCGTGGATGCGCACCGCATCGTATGCGATCTGGCGGCGGGGCTTGAGCCCGAGCCGCAGGCGCAGAGCGAGAACCCGGACGAGGCGCCCTCGCCCGTGCCGGAGACCAGGGAGGAGCCTGCCGTCACTCCAGCTGATCCCAGGCTATCGCGCATCGTGCTGCCGGCGCTGCCGCTGGCCGGCTCGCGCGAGGCAAGGCAGGCGCTCGATGCTTTCGAGGCGATCGAGGCGCTACCCCTGCCGCTGGCGCCGGTGCCGGATCTCGCCGCCGTCAGAGCCCGCCTGCTGCGGCAGCTGCCGCACTGGGAGAGCATCATCGATGCCGTTCTGCGCCAGGTGGGCACGCGACCCTATGCCCAGCTGCGGCTGCTGCTCGTCGGCCCGCCCGGAGTGGCCAAGACCTATGGCGCGAGTGTTCTAATGGATACGCTGGGCATCCCGCATCGGGTGGTCGACTGCGGCTCGCTCTCGGATGCAATGGTCATGGGCTCGTCCAGAAAATGGTCGAACGGGGCGCCGGGCAGCCTTTGGGATCTCGTCCTGGCGCATCGGGTGGCCAACCCGGGGCTGGTGTTCGATGAGATCGAGAAGGCGGGCGGCTCGAACCGGAACGGTGACATCAGGAGGTCCCTGCTGGGCCTGCTCGAGCCTCAACGGGCAGCAGCCCTGCTCGATCCCTACCTGGAGGTGCCGGTCGACCTCTCCGGGGTGAGCGTGATCCTGACGGCGAACTCTCTCCATGGCTTGTCGCGCCCGCTGCTCGACCGGTTGCAGGTGGTCGCGGTGCAAACGCCCGGACCGGAGCACCTGGAGCCTCTGGCCTCGTCGCTGCTGCGCACGGTCTACCGGGAGTGCACGGGCGATGAGCGTTGGGCTGACCCGCTCACAGGAGGTGAGATCGACCTGCTGCGCCGCTACTGGCGTGCCGGCTCGATCCGCAGCCTGCGCTGCCTCGTCGAGCAGGTGATCAGCACGCGCGAGACGTTCATGACCCGGCACTGA
- a CDS encoding cupin domain-containing protein yields the protein MTDPQTDTYFLAGILLRFLVRDPAAGYCLVEGLVAPGAGPPPNRHPGDDEAFYVLDGTFEFGIGGETRVATAGDFVRIPRGEVHTFRNVGPAPARTLILNAPGTAHVGFFSQAGQPMPPGTSDLPSPSGPPDVARLLEIGRRNGIEFLVPQH from the coding sequence ATGACCGACCCGCAGACCGACACTTACTTCCTGGCAGGAATCCTGCTGCGCTTTCTCGTCCGTGACCCGGCTGCCGGGTACTGCCTGGTCGAGGGGCTGGTCGCGCCAGGGGCCGGCCCGCCGCCTAACCGGCACCCCGGCGACGACGAGGCCTTCTACGTCCTCGACGGCACGTTCGAGTTCGGCATCGGCGGCGAGACCCGCGTCGCCACGGCAGGCGACTTCGTCAGGATCCCGCGGGGCGAGGTGCACACCTTCCGCAACGTCGGCCCGGCTCCGGCGCGGACGCTGATCCTCAATGCACCGGGCACCGCCCACGTCGGGTTCTTCTCGCAGGCCGGGCAGCCCATGCCGCCGGGAACCAGCGATCTGCCGTCTCCGTCAGGGCCGCCGGACGTCGCCCGCCTGCTCGAGATCGGGCGGCGGAACGGCATCGAGTTCCTGGTGCCGCAGCACTGA
- a CDS encoding PAS domain-containing protein gives MYGRPDHDAALEFVSGGGRLGALIRAHDWAATPLGPPQAWSQTLRTLVSVMLGSSQPMFIAWGPERTLLYNDAYAEILANKHPGALGRDFLEVWSEIRDDLVPIVEQAYAGEPVHMDDITLFMMRRGFREEAHFAFSYTPIRDETGAVAGILCPCIETTAQVMAERRQAAEKARQQRLFEQAPGFITVLTGPDHVFEFVNQAYARLFGDRDYVGRTVREVFPELEGQGFFEWLDQVYETGQRFVANHVPARLKASPEAPARELVLDFIYEPVIDETGIIGIFCEGHDVTETHLAQQALAREKERLEILNRIGSQLASELDLDTLVQAATDAGVALTGAQFGAFFYNVVNHQGESYMLYSLSGVAREAFSRFPMPRNTAVFHPTFAGEGMIRSDDILKDPRYGRNDPHYGMPKGHLPVRSYLAVPVISRSGEVLGGLFFGHERPGVFTDEHENLLAGIAGQAAIAIDNARLFRASQHEIAERTRAEEALRDLNQSLEARVAERTAERDRVWRNSRDLLVVIGADGIFRAVNPAWTEILGHAPGEVVGRSFLDFIWPEDAARSQGALDDAAASRDLTNFEDRYTHKDGTPRWISWRTSAEGGLVYAYGRDVTAERRQTETLRQTEEALRQAQKMEAVGQLTGGIAHDFNNLLTGIVGSLDLMQTRIAQGRTEAVERYAKAAMSSAQRAAALTHRLLAFARRQPLAPKAVDTNKLVVSMEDLLRRTLGEAIRIEFVTAGGLWLTRCDPHQLESAILNLAINARDAMPDGGRLTIETCNTHLDRAYAALHPGVRPGQYVCVAVTDTGTGMPPDVIERAFEPFFTTKPLGQGTGLGLSMIYGFAQQSEGHARIYSEVGRGTTVKIYLPRFNGAVEDEAGPAGLADAPRSEAGETVLVVEDEPVVRDLIVDVLKDLGYRALEAVDGPSGLKLLESSRRIDLLVTDVGLPGINGRQLADRAREQRPDLKILFITGYAENAAVASGFLAPGMEMITKPFAVEALAIRIREIIER, from the coding sequence ATGTACGGCAGGCCCGACCATGACGCAGCCCTGGAGTTTGTCTCGGGCGGCGGGCGCCTGGGAGCGTTGATCCGCGCCCATGACTGGGCGGCCACCCCGCTTGGCCCGCCCCAGGCCTGGTCGCAGACGCTCAGGACGCTGGTCAGCGTCATGCTCGGCTCCTCCCAGCCGATGTTCATCGCCTGGGGGCCCGAGCGCACCCTGCTCTACAATGACGCGTACGCCGAGATCCTGGCCAACAAGCATCCGGGTGCGCTCGGCCGCGATTTCCTGGAGGTCTGGTCCGAGATCCGCGACGATCTCGTCCCCATCGTCGAGCAGGCCTATGCCGGCGAGCCCGTCCACATGGACGACATCACCCTGTTCATGATGCGACGCGGCTTCCGCGAGGAGGCCCACTTCGCCTTCTCCTATACGCCCATTCGGGACGAGACCGGCGCGGTGGCCGGCATCCTCTGCCCCTGCATCGAGACCACGGCCCAGGTGATGGCCGAGCGGCGCCAGGCAGCCGAGAAGGCGCGCCAGCAGCGCCTGTTCGAGCAGGCGCCTGGCTTCATCACCGTCCTCACCGGACCCGACCACGTGTTCGAGTTCGTCAACCAGGCCTATGCGCGGCTGTTCGGGGACCGGGACTATGTCGGCAGGACCGTGCGCGAGGTGTTCCCGGAGCTCGAGGGCCAGGGCTTCTTCGAGTGGCTGGACCAAGTCTATGAGACCGGGCAGCGGTTCGTGGCCAACCATGTCCCGGCCCGCCTGAAAGCCTCGCCCGAAGCACCCGCACGGGAACTCGTTCTCGACTTCATCTATGAACCGGTGATCGACGAGACTGGCATCATCGGCATCTTCTGCGAGGGTCACGACGTCACCGAGACCCACCTTGCCCAGCAGGCGCTTGCCCGGGAGAAGGAGCGCCTGGAGATCCTCAACCGCATCGGCTCGCAGCTTGCCTCGGAACTCGACCTCGACACCCTGGTCCAGGCCGCCACCGATGCCGGCGTGGCCCTGACCGGGGCGCAGTTCGGCGCGTTCTTCTACAACGTCGTGAACCACCAGGGAGAGAGCTACATGCTCTATTCCCTCTCAGGGGTGGCGCGCGAGGCCTTCTCCCGGTTCCCGATGCCGCGCAACACGGCCGTGTTCCACCCGACCTTCGCGGGCGAAGGCATGATCCGGTCGGACGACATCCTGAAGGATCCGCGCTACGGCAGGAACGATCCTCATTACGGCATGCCCAAGGGTCACCTCCCCGTTCGCAGCTATCTCGCCGTACCGGTCATCTCCCGCTCCGGAGAGGTTCTGGGTGGCCTCTTCTTCGGCCATGAGAGGCCGGGCGTGTTCACGGACGAGCACGAGAACCTGCTGGCCGGCATTGCCGGGCAGGCGGCGATCGCCATCGACAACGCCCGACTGTTCCGGGCCTCGCAGCACGAGATCGCGGAGCGCACGCGGGCCGAGGAGGCGTTGCGGGATCTCAACCAGTCGCTGGAGGCCCGCGTGGCGGAGCGCACCGCCGAGCGTGACCGGGTCTGGAGGAACTCGCGCGACCTTCTCGTCGTCATCGGCGCCGACGGGATCTTCCGGGCCGTGAACCCCGCCTGGACCGAAATCCTCGGGCACGCTCCGGGGGAGGTGGTCGGGCGTTCGTTCCTCGACTTCATCTGGCCCGAGGATGCCGCCCGCAGCCAGGGCGCGCTCGATGACGCGGCGGCCAGCCGGGACCTGACGAACTTCGAGGATCGCTACACGCACAAGGATGGCACGCCGCGCTGGATCTCCTGGCGCACGTCAGCCGAAGGCGGTCTCGTCTACGCCTATGGCCGCGACGTCACGGCCGAGAGGCGGCAAACGGAGACGTTGCGGCAGACCGAGGAGGCGCTGCGGCAGGCGCAGAAGATGGAGGCCGTGGGCCAGCTCACCGGCGGCATCGCCCACGACTTCAACAACCTGCTCACCGGCATCGTCGGCTCGCTCGACCTGATGCAGACCCGCATTGCCCAAGGGCGCACGGAGGCGGTGGAGCGCTACGCCAAGGCGGCCATGAGCTCGGCCCAGCGGGCGGCCGCCCTCACGCACCGCCTGCTCGCCTTCGCGCGCCGGCAGCCGCTGGCGCCCAAAGCGGTCGATACGAACAAGCTCGTGGTCTCGATGGAGGACCTGCTCCGCCGCACCCTCGGCGAAGCCATCCGGATCGAGTTCGTCACGGCCGGCGGGCTCTGGCTGACGCGCTGCGACCCCCACCAGCTCGAGAGCGCCATCCTCAACCTTGCCATCAATGCGCGTGATGCCATGCCGGATGGCGGCAGGCTCACCATCGAGACCTGCAACACCCACCTCGACCGCGCCTACGCGGCTCTGCACCCGGGGGTGCGCCCCGGCCAGTACGTCTGCGTCGCGGTCACCGACACGGGCACCGGCATGCCGCCCGACGTGATCGAGCGCGCCTTCGAGCCGTTCTTCACCACCAAGCCGCTCGGCCAGGGAACCGGGCTCGGCCTGTCGATGATTTACGGCTTCGCGCAGCAGTCGGAGGGTCATGCCCGGATCTATTCGGAGGTGGGCCGGGGCACCACGGTCAAGATCTACCTGCCGCGCTTCAACGGGGCGGTGGAGGACGAGGCGGGACCGGCCGGGCTGGCGGACGCGCCGCGGTCGGAAGCGGGCGAGACGGTGCTCGTCGTCGAGGACGAGCCGGTGGTGCGCGATCTCATCGTCGACGTGCTCAAGGATCTCGGGTATCGGGCCCTGGAGGCTGTCGACGGACCGTCGGGCCTCAAGCTGCTGGAATCCTCGCGGCGGATCGACCTTCTCGTGACGGATGTCGGGCTCCCGGGGATCAACGGACGCCAGCTCGCGGATAGGGCCCGCGAGCAACGTCCCGATCTCAAGATCCTGTTCATCACCGGCTACGCGGAGAACGCGGCCGTGGCGAGCGGTTTCCTTGCCCCGGGCATGGAGATGATCACCAAGCCCTTTGCCGTGGAAGCGCTCGCGATCCGCATCCGCGAGATCATCGAGCGGTGA
- a CDS encoding ATP-binding protein: MDPGSLIETAEELYESAPCGYLSTLPDGTIIRANQTFLTWIRMDRQDLVGHKCFQDLLSIGGRIFYDTHFGPLLRMQGYVNEIAFDLACADGRHLPVLANTVQKLDAAGRPMVHRITLFNATDRRTYERELLLARRKAEEATEQVKRLNETLEQRVVEEVAERLKAEEALRQAQKMEAVGQLTGGIAHDFNNLLTIIVGNIELIQRRLPEGNERLERAADHAMEATRRAATLTQRLLAFSRRQPLDPKPIDANKLVAGMSELLRRTLGETVMLETVLAGGLWRSQADPNQLENAILNLAVNARDAMPDGGKLTIETANARLDEAYVEALAEPVPPGQYVQVSVSDTGTGMDEATMERVFEPFFTTKEVGKGTGLGLSQVYGFVRQSNGYVRIYSELGEGTTIKIYLPRLIGSDEEPAEVPAKRPAMTKGSGETILVVEDEPALRAYAVEALRDLGYRVLEAANGREALAAAERHPEIALLFTDVVLAGGMNGRALADEVKRRKPDLPVLYTTGYTANAIVHHGRLDPGMHLIGKPFTYADLAAKVRRMLDGG; the protein is encoded by the coding sequence ATGGATCCGGGCTCGCTGATCGAGACGGCCGAGGAACTTTATGAGAGCGCCCCCTGCGGCTATCTCTCGACCCTGCCCGACGGCACGATCATTCGGGCCAACCAGACCTTCCTCACCTGGATCAGAATGGACCGGCAGGACCTCGTCGGTCACAAGTGCTTCCAAGACCTCCTGAGCATCGGCGGCAGGATCTTCTACGATACGCACTTCGGCCCGCTGCTGCGGATGCAGGGATACGTGAACGAGATCGCCTTCGATCTCGCCTGCGCGGACGGCCGGCACCTGCCCGTCCTGGCAAACACGGTCCAGAAGCTGGACGCGGCCGGGCGCCCGATGGTGCATCGCATCACCCTGTTCAATGCCACCGACAGGCGAACCTACGAGCGGGAATTGCTGCTCGCCCGCCGTAAGGCCGAGGAAGCGACCGAGCAGGTCAAGCGGTTGAACGAGACCCTCGAACAGCGGGTCGTCGAGGAGGTGGCCGAGCGCCTGAAGGCCGAGGAGGCGCTGCGGCAGGCGCAGAAGATGGAAGCCGTGGGCCAGCTCACCGGCGGCATCGCCCACGACTTCAACAACCTGCTGACGATCATCGTCGGCAACATCGAGTTGATCCAGCGTCGTCTGCCCGAGGGGAATGAGCGGCTCGAGAGAGCGGCCGATCACGCCATGGAAGCGACACGACGGGCCGCAACCCTCACGCAGCGGCTCCTTGCCTTCTCGCGGCGCCAGCCGCTCGATCCCAAGCCCATCGACGCCAACAAGCTGGTGGCCGGCATGTCCGAGCTGCTGCGGCGGACCTTGGGCGAGACGGTCATGCTGGAGACGGTTCTCGCCGGCGGCCTCTGGCGGTCGCAGGCGGATCCGAACCAGCTGGAGAACGCCATCCTCAATCTGGCGGTGAACGCGCGCGACGCCATGCCGGATGGCGGCAAGCTCACCATCGAGACGGCCAACGCCCGCCTGGACGAGGCGTATGTGGAGGCCTTGGCCGAACCCGTGCCGCCGGGGCAGTACGTACAGGTGTCGGTCTCCGATACCGGGACCGGCATGGACGAGGCCACGATGGAGAGGGTGTTCGAGCCGTTCTTCACCACCAAGGAAGTGGGCAAGGGCACGGGCCTGGGTTTGAGCCAGGTCTATGGCTTCGTGCGCCAGTCCAATGGCTACGTCAGGATCTACAGCGAGCTGGGCGAGGGCACGACGATTAAGATCTACCTGCCGCGCCTGATCGGCTCCGACGAGGAGCCGGCCGAGGTGCCCGCGAAGCGCCCGGCGATGACGAAGGGCTCCGGCGAGACCATCCTGGTGGTCGAGGACGAACCCGCCCTGCGGGCCTATGCGGTCGAGGCGCTGCGCGACCTTGGCTACCGCGTGCTCGAGGCGGCCAATGGGCGGGAGGCCCTGGCAGCCGCCGAGCGGCATCCCGAGATCGCATTGCTGTTCACCGACGTGGTTCTGGCCGGCGGGATGAACGGACGGGCGCTGGCCGACGAGGTCAAACGGCGCAAGCCGGATCTCCCGGTGCTCTACACGACCGGCTACACGGCCAATGCCATTGTCCACCACGGCCGGCTCGATCCGGGGATGCACCTGATCGGCAAGCCCTTCACCTATGCCGACTTGGCCGCCAAGGTGCGTCGGATGCTCGACGGAGGGTGA
- a CDS encoding alpha/beta fold hydrolase, translated as MSAVLARHNVKVFGRGEQPMLFAHGYGCDQNMWRFITPAFEDRYRIVLFDHVGHGQSDAAAFDQSRYGSLQGYADDVLAICRELGLEDVIFVGHSVSAMIGVLAAIQEPERFERLVLIGPSPRYIDDDDYVGGFKREDIEGLLDFLDSNHLGWSSTMAPVIMGNPDRPELGEELTNSFCRTNPEIAKHFARVTFLSDNRADLPKVRTKALILQCSQDVIAPEAVGRYIQQNLPDSEFILMQATGHCPNLSAPEETIEAMEAFLRAPAPEQVAAS; from the coding sequence ATGTCTGCCGTTCTCGCACGCCATAACGTCAAGGTTTTCGGCCGCGGCGAGCAGCCCATGCTGTTTGCCCATGGCTACGGTTGCGACCAGAACATGTGGCGTTTCATCACTCCCGCCTTCGAGGACCGTTACAGGATCGTCCTCTTCGACCATGTCGGCCATGGCCAGTCGGACGCGGCCGCCTTCGATCAGTCCCGATATGGCTCCCTCCAGGGCTACGCCGACGACGTGCTGGCGATCTGCCGCGAGTTGGGCTTGGAGGACGTGATCTTCGTCGGCCATTCCGTCAGCGCCATGATCGGGGTTCTCGCCGCTATCCAGGAGCCGGAGCGGTTCGAGCGTCTGGTCCTGATCGGCCCCTCGCCGCGCTACATCGACGACGACGACTATGTCGGCGGGTTCAAGCGAGAGGACATCGAGGGCCTGCTCGACTTCCTCGACAGCAACCATCTCGGCTGGTCGAGCACCATGGCACCCGTCATCATGGGCAATCCGGATCGGCCCGAGCTTGGCGAAGAGCTCACCAATAGCTTCTGCCGCACCAACCCGGAGATCGCCAAGCACTTCGCCCGCGTGACCTTCCTGTCGGACAACCGGGCTGACCTGCCGAAGGTCAGGACCAAGGCGCTCATCCTTCAGTGCTCCCAGGACGTAATCGCTCCCGAGGCCGTCGGGCGCTACATCCAGCAGAACCTTCCGGACAGCGAATTCATCTTGATGCAGGCGACCGGGCACTGCCCGAACCTGAGTGCGCCCGAGGAGACGATTGAGGCTATGGAAGCCTTCCTGCGCGCCCCAGCCCCCGAACAGGTGGCTGCTTCGTGA
- a CDS encoding sensor histidine kinase: MATVLVSGVLWAQITARSAADEKSREAQRELEERHRAEEGLRESEERLRLALEAGKLGTWELDIASKRRLLSPRSAEIFGVPADELLEREAWQAVIHPDDRARLNTAFDAALQGKEPYRTEFRVRAKDDRERWVSSQAIVHRDRSGTPQRVVGIHQDITDRKRWEEHQVLLINELNHRVKNTLATVQSIASQTLRNASTMDEARFAMESRLFALSRAHDVLTRENWESANLRDIVREAMAPYRHERENRVNVQGPPVRLAPRMALATAMALQELATNAVKYGALSNPTGTLGIRWQVIGTDTPRLHLVWSEEGGPPVQAPRRRGFGTRLIERSLASDLNGQADISFTPEGVICTVDAPLVTSPDI, translated from the coding sequence ATGGCCACGGTCCTGGTCTCCGGCGTGCTCTGGGCCCAGATCACGGCGCGCTCGGCTGCTGACGAGAAGAGCCGAGAAGCTCAGCGTGAACTGGAGGAGCGGCACCGGGCGGAGGAGGGGCTGCGGGAGAGCGAGGAAAGACTGCGCCTGGCCCTGGAGGCCGGCAAGCTCGGCACCTGGGAGTTGGACATCGCCTCCAAGCGCCGCCTGCTGTCGCCCCGGTCAGCGGAGATCTTCGGAGTTCCGGCCGACGAACTCCTCGAGCGCGAGGCATGGCAGGCCGTGATCCATCCCGATGACCGGGCGCGGCTCAATACCGCCTTTGATGCCGCCTTGCAGGGCAAGGAGCCTTACCGGACCGAATTCCGAGTTCGGGCAAAGGACGACAGGGAGCGCTGGGTCAGCTCGCAGGCGATCGTGCATCGTGACAGATCCGGCACTCCGCAACGGGTGGTCGGCATTCATCAGGACATTACGGATCGCAAGCGTTGGGAGGAGCATCAGGTGCTCCTGATCAACGAGCTGAACCACCGGGTGAAGAACACGCTCGCCACCGTGCAGTCGATTGCTTCCCAGACGCTGCGCAATGCGAGCACGATGGACGAGGCCCGTTTCGCCATGGAGTCGCGCCTCTTCGCCTTGTCCCGGGCTCATGACGTGCTCACCCGTGAGAACTGGGAGAGCGCGAACCTGCGGGACATCGTCCGTGAGGCGATGGCGCCCTACCGCCACGAGCGGGAGAACCGGGTGAATGTGCAGGGGCCGCCTGTGAGGCTTGCCCCGCGCATGGCGCTGGCCACTGCCATGGCATTGCAGGAACTGGCAACCAATGCGGTCAAGTACGGAGCCCTCTCCAACCCCACCGGGACATTAGGCATCCGGTGGCAGGTTATCGGGACGGACACTCCACGCCTGCATCTGGTGTGGTCGGAGGAGGGCGGGCCGCCGGTTCAGGCACCCCGTCGCCGTGGCTTCGGTACGCGTCTGATCGAGCGCAGCCTGGCGAGCGACCTGAACGGCCAGGCCGACATCAGCTTCACTCCGGAAGGGGTCATCTGTACGGTCGATGCTCCGCTTGTGACGTCACCGGATATTTGA